In Rutidosis leptorrhynchoides isolate AG116_Rl617_1_P2 chromosome 2, CSIRO_AGI_Rlap_v1, whole genome shotgun sequence, one genomic interval encodes:
- the LOC139889865 gene encoding uncharacterized protein produces MVADDEDNTAFHTSQCIYCYTKMPFGLKNVGATYQRVIDDAFKCQIGRNLEAYVDDLVIKSTTEHGLLDDILEMFASLRKINMKLNPSKCSFGEEEGKFLGHIITEREIRANPKKIEAIKKNGFQVDRGSRSCVSRNEKVVKGIANDDCADCRRDVNTLLSGIKEAISLVLIAKRGQVQMPVYFVSKALTGSELKYPTIEKLVYALVHTARCLRRYFQEHPIMVLTDQPIKHVLYKPENSGRMTKWAIELASVTNNEAEYEALLSGMRVAKYMEVKELSVYVDSQLVANQINGIFKAHDESMQNYLKLVQEVAVGFDIFQIMQVSKLLNKKADALSKLAGLNVQPFQKRNLGRGIEEDEPCWMTPIVEFLSTGTLPIDSTEARKIKMKAPMSQNSRVQDNAAWVLLAVNVHRFREGNTQMSVMSAACTGPGGVKFLVVAIDYFTKWVEAKPLKTISGKQIHNFVWENIVCRFGISNEIVSDNGTQFEASRVEDTGKLGPKWEGPYKVIGVSDTGAYRLASLDGRAIKRTWNAQTLKRSTTLDCFRCLYTAQDGDLHSVDYAIQLWFTCLKNPNIGVAGRLLNIDIDNQ; encoded by the exons ATGGTAGCAGACGATGAGGATAATACTGCATTTCACACCAGTCAATGTATTTATTGTTATACaaagatgccatttggtttaaagaATGTTGGAGCAACATACCAACGCGTAATAGATGACGCTTTTAAATGTCAAATTGGCAGAAATTTAGAAGCGTATGTTGACGATTTGGTGATAAAAAGCACAACCGAGCATGGTTTATTGGATGATATATTAGAAATGTTTGCATCGTTAAGAAAGataaacatgaagctcaatccGTCGAAGTgtagttttggagaagaagaaggaaagtTTCTCGGTCATATAATCACTGAGCGCGAGATACGCGCAAATCCAAAGAAAATAGAAGCCATCAAAA AAAATGGATTTCAAGTGGACAGAGGAAGCAGAAGTTGCGTTTCAAGAAATGAAAAAGTTGTTAAAGGAATTGCCAATGATGACTGCGCCGATTGCAGAAGAGACGTTAATACTTTACTTAGCGGCATCAAAGAAGCGATAAGTTTAGTATTGATAGCAAAAAGGGGGCAGGTGCAAATGCCTgtatattttgttagtaaagccTTAACAGGAAGTGAATTAAAATACCCTACGATCGAAAAACTGGTTTATGCGCTTGTGCATACGGCCAGATGCTTAAGGAGATATTTCCAAGAACATCCAATAATGGTCTTAACGGACCAACCAATAAAGCATGTGCTATACAAACCAGAAAATTCTGGTCGCATGaccaaatgggctattgaattaG CTTCTGTAACAAATAATGAAGCTGAGTATGAAGCATTATTATCTGGAATGCGAGTAGCGAAATACATGGAGGTAAAAGAGTTGTCAGTATATGTTGATTCACAGTTAGTTGCAAATCAAATCAACGGGATATTTAAAGCACATGATGAGTCAATGCAAAATTATCTGAAACTTGTGCAAGAAGTTGCGGTAGGCTTCGATATATTCCAGATAATGCAGGTTTCAAAATTATTGAATAAAAAGGCGGATGCGCTCAGCAAGCTGGCTGGCCTTAACGTTCAGCCATTTCAAAAAAGAAATTTGGGTCGAGGAA TCGAAGAAGATGAACCATGTTGGATGACACCGATAGTGGAATTTTTGAGCACTGGAACATTGCCAATAGATTCAACAGAGGCAAGGAAAATTAAAATGAAAGCACCAAT GTCACAAAATAGTCGCGTCCAAGATAATGCGGCTTGGGTACTATTGGCCGTCAATGTACACAGATTCCGCGAAGGTAATACGCAAATGTCGGTCATGTCAGCTGCATGCACCG GACCAGGAGGGGTAAAATTTTTGGTTGTGGCCATTGATTACTTTACAAAGTGGGTAGAAGCCAAACCGCTCAAAACAATTTCAGGCAAACAAATCCACAACTTTGTATGGGAGAACATAGTCTGCCGGTTTGGAATATCAAATGAAATAGTAAGTGACAATGGTACACAATTTGAAG CAAGCAGAGTGGAAGACACGGGTAAACTTGGACCTAAATGGGAAGGACCATACAAGGTTATTGGTGTAAGCGATACAGGGGCATATCGGTTAGCGAGTTTAGATGGAAGAGCAATAAAACGCACCTGGAATGCACAAACACTTAAGCG tagtacAACATTGGATTGTTTCAGATGCTTGtacaccgcgcaagacggagacttgcacagtGTAGACTATGCAATACAActttggtttacttgtttaaaaAACCCGAACATTGGcgtggccggaagactcttgaatatagacattg ATAACCAATAG